Sequence from the Ziziphus jujuba cultivar Dongzao chromosome 9, ASM3175591v1 genome:
GAGGGATTGAATCTAGACGTACATGGAGCAAAGGGGAGGAAGATGCTTTGCTGCTTATTTTAAATGAGGTTGTAGCTAGTGGGCAGCGGTGTGACACCGGATCATTCAAGCCTGGCACAATTACTATGATTGAGAGGCGATTGGCTGAGATATGTCCTAATTCGGGCTTGCGAGCAAATCCACACATTGAGTCAAAGCTGAAAAAGTGGAAGAAACAATAcggtataatatatgatatgctAAACAAAAGTGGCTTCGGATGGAATGActctcttaaatgtgtggaCGTTGATAGTGACGAAGTTTggaaagcatatgtgcaggttttgaaaatttggacatcagttttcattgaattttttcacTTGATATATGAAGTtatgtttttctattgtttacaattaaaagtttgtttttttattttagagtaacCCAAGTGCAAAGGCATGGAGAAGTAAACCGTTTCCGCTATATGAGAGGCTTGCTAGTATTTTTGGAAAGGATCGGGCAAcaggacatggagcacaaactccaattgatatggtcaatgatttgaatttgaagAGTGGAAATGAACAATTTAATGATGTATGTTCTCCAATGTCTGTGAATGAAATCCATAGTGAACCGTCTACCCGACCCAAATCAAAAGGTAAGAGAAAATCTGGAATGAAGGATGATGACATTGTGAGCGGGTTTGGCAATGTAGCagagaaattgtttgataaattggctGCAAAGTTAGATAAATCGGAAGCCAATtatccacaatacttagctatggagctAGACAGGTTAGGCTTCTCTGTTGATGACAATCTCGaaatctctaaggcaatgagattGGATCCATCGAACGTTGAGGTTTTTAAGATTATTAGAACGGATACGggcaagattgaatttgctagaaaatttttaaattactagGTGTTGCTGTGTATCATATATTTAAGACTATGTATGAGGGGATAATAACTATGAACACTTGGATGTGAACTTTATGGACATATGTTGTATGGTCGTTTATGGACATGTGGTATGGTAATGGatgttagtatttaattatgtatgtaAAGACACT
This genomic interval carries:
- the LOC125421440 gene encoding uncharacterized protein LOC125421440 isoform X2 gives rise to the protein MEVGGSSHDIRGIESRRTWSKGEEDALLLILNEVVASGQRCDTGSFKPGTITMIERRLAEICPNSGLRANPHIESKLKKWKKQYGIIYDMLNKSGFGWNDSLKCVDVDSDEVWKAYVQSNPSAKAWRSKPFPLYERLASIFGKDRATGHGAQTPIDMVNDLNLKSGNEQFNDVCSPMSVNEIHSEPSTRPKSKGKRKSGMKDDDIVSGFGNVAEKLFDKLAAKLDKSEANYPQYLAMELDRLGFSVDDNLEISKAMRLDPSNVEVFKIIRTDTGKIEFARKFLNY